One segment of Ptychodera flava strain L36383 unplaced genomic scaffold, AS_Pfla_20210202 Scaffold_35__1_contigs__length_1935909_pilon, whole genome shotgun sequence DNA contains the following:
- the LOC139127708 gene encoding uncharacterized protein: MAYTQAYLDFLTQCDPFNVKFMDETGIQMPAVGNRSYGHSPKGETCIELQRYAKSRTRHFMLVGINGICYANVIQGPSNTDSFLQFFGEASNAAAPDGEPAIRPGDIIVVDNCPIHHHDGGRALAVFLDNMGVEYVFAPVYSPDINPVEYLFNDLKIRLKMYQSRDTLRRNTEFAVYHALSTIGAAECYGYYKHVGIFRL; this comes from the coding sequence ATGGCTTATACACAGGCATACTTGGACTTTTTGACACAGTGTGACCCATTTAATGTCAAGTTTATGGATGAAACGGGCATACAGATGCCAGCAGTAGGGAATCGATCATACGGCCATTCGCCGAAAGGGGAAACTTGCATAGAACTGCAACGTTACGCTAAGTCCCGAACAAGACACTTTATGCTTGTTGGTATCAACGGAATCTGCTACGCTAACGTTATTCAAGGGCCATCAAATACTGATTCTTTCTTGCAGTTCTTTGGAGAAGCATCAAACGCAGCAGCACCAGACGGTGAGCCTGCAATTCGACCGGGTGACATTATCGTAGTTGATAATTGTCCCATTCACCACCATGATGGAGGCCGTGCACTCGCCGTGTTTCTGGATAACATGGGAGTAGAGTACGTTTTCGCTCCGGTGTATTCTCCAGACATAAACCCCGTTGAATATCTGTTTAACGACTTGAAAATCCGGCTGAAAATGTATCAATCCAGAGACACGCTGCGACGGAACACCGAATTTGCTGTTTACCATGCACTATCCACTATCGGTGCTGCAGAATGTTATGGATATTATAAGCATGTTGGAATCTTCCGCTTGTGA